GGTAGGCCGCGGCCAGGCCCAGGGCCCCCGTGGGCTCGACCACGAGCTTCATCCTCTCCCATAGAAAGCGCATGGTGCGGACCAGGTCGTCGTCGGAGACGGTGACCATGTCGTCGACGTGCTGCCGCACGAGCGGAAAGGTGAGCGCCCCCAGGGAGGGGGTGCGCGCCCCGTCCGCGATGGTGCGGGGATTGTGGACAGTCTGGAGCTCCCCCGTCCGGAAGGAGCGGGTGGCATCGTCGGCTAGCTCCGGCTCCACTCCCAAAACCCGTCCCCCGGGAGAGAGACGGCGCATGGCCAGGGCGCAACCGGAGAGCAGCCCGCCCCCGCCGCAGGGCACGAGGAGGAGGTCGAGGGGCCCCGTGTCCTCCAGCAGCTCCTGCGCGGCCGTGCCCTGGCCCGCGATCACATCGGGGTGGTCGTAGGGCGGGATCAGCACGGGGTCGGTCTCCGCCTGCAGCCGGCGCGCGACCTCCTCCCGCTTCTCGGTGGCGGGGTCGTAGGGGACGATCCGCGCCCCGTAGCCCTCGGTCGCCCGGCGCTTGGCCGCGGGGGCGTCCCGGGGCATGACGATCGTGGCCGCCGCCCCCAGCAGCCGGCTGGCCAGGGCGATGGCCTGGGCGTGGTTACCCGAGGAGTAGGTGAGAACTCCCCGCTGCCTCTCGCCCGGAGAGAGCCGCGAGATCGCATGGTAGGCCCCGCGGAACTTGAAGGCCCCCGCCCGCTGGAGGTTCTCGCACTTCAAGAAAACCTGTGCCCCGAGCTCGTGGTCCAGGGTCCGCGAGGTCATGACCGGAGTCCGGGAGGCCACCCCCTGCAGGCGGCGCGACGCCGCCGCCACCTCCTCGTAGGTGACGCTTCCGACCATCCCGACCATTGGAGCTGCGATGCTAGCAGACTGGGCGCGTCCGGCGCCATGGATCGGTCATAATCAGGGCTTGGCTGGAGTCTCCCCCACGGGCCCGCTCGCCTTCCTCCTCCACCACCCCCTGGCCGTGCTCTCGGCGGCGGTGTTGGCGGACCAGCTCGGCCTGCCCCTCCCCACGGGGCCGCTCCTCCTTGCCGCAGGGGCGCTCGCGGGGCAGGGCCGACTGGACATCGCTTCCGCGCTGAGCGTCTGCGTCGTCGCCTCCGTGCTCGGCGAGCTCGCTTGGTACGAGGCAGGGCGCCGCCGGGGGAGCTCGATTCTCAGCCTGCTCTGCCGCATCTCCTTGGAGCCCGACTCTTGCGTGCGCCGGACGGAGGATGTTTTCATCCGCCACGGCGCGCGCACCCTGCTCGTGGCCAAGTTCGTTCCCGGCCTCGCCACCGTGGCCCCGCCCCTCGCCGGCGTCATCGGCATGCGCCTTTCCCGATTCGTCCCCTGGGCGGGGGCGGGAGCCCTGATCTGGGCCGCGACCTACTTCTTCCTCGGCTTCATCTTCAGCGACCAGCTGGAGGATGTGGCTCGGCACGCGGCCACCCTGGGCGCCTTCTTCGTCGCCGCTTTCGTCGCGTGGCTGGCCTGGAAGTACGCCCAGCGGCAGCGCTTCCTCCGCGACCTGCGGATGGCCCGCATCAGCCCCCAGGATCTCCACCTCAAGCTGGGTGCGGGGGAGGAGATCGTGGTCGTGGACCTGCGGGGCGCCCTCGACTTCGCGGCCGACCCGAGTGTGATCCCGGGGGCGCTGCGGGTGTCCGCGGAGGAGCTCGCGGAGCGGCACGACTTGATCCCCCGCGACCGGGAGATCGTCCTCTACTGCACGTGACCGAACGAGGCCACGAGTGCCCGGGTGGCACTGCTCTTGAGGGCGCGCGGGATCACGAGGGTGCGACCCCTGGCCGGTGGGTTGAGCGCCTGGCGAGGCCTCGGGCTGCCCGTGGAGACGCGCGAGAACCCGGGGGAGTCCTCAGAACCTCCCCTGCGTTGACAGGGAGGGCACCCGGGCATACCGTGCCGCCGGCATGAACTTCCCGGTCTGGGATCTGCCTCTGCTGGGGGGCGGCGTTCTCATCGGTTTGATCGCCATCCTCCACGTCTTCGTCTCCCATTTCGCGGTGGGGGGGGGACTGTTCCTTGTCCTGACCGAGGCCCGGGCCTACCGCCGAAACGATCCCGCCCTCCTGGCCTACCTGAAGCGGCACTCTCTCTTCTTCGTGCTGGTGGTGCTCGTCTTCGGGGCCGTGAGCGGGGCCGGCATCTGGTGGACCATCGGTCTCGTCCACCCCACCGCCACCTCTACCCTGATCCACGTCTTTGTTTGGGCCTGGGCCATCGAGTGGGTCTTCTTCTTCGTGGAGATCGCGGCGGCTTTCGTCTACTACTACGGCTGGGAGCGGCTGGACCGGCAGACCCACCTCACCGTGGGGTGGATCTACTTTGGGGCGGCCTGGCTCAGCCTGGCCGCGATCAACGGGATCCTGACCTTCATGCTCACCCCGGGGGAATGGCTGAGCAGCCACCGCTTCGTGGACGCCTACTTCAACCCCACCATGCTTCCCTCGCTGCTCATCCGCACCGCGGTGGCGGTGGCCCTGGCCGGCCTCTACGCGCTGCTCACCGCCTCCACCATCGAGGACCATCACCTCCGCCAAGGGGTCACCCGTGAGGCGGCGGGCTGGGTGCTCGCGGGCTGCCTGCCCATCCCCCTCCTGGGTCTGTGGTACATCGGCCAGATCCCGCCCCTGGCCCGCGAGATCTCCATGGGCGGCGCTCCCGCGGTGGCGATCTTCGCCGCCCTCTCC
The Vicinamibacteria bacterium DNA segment above includes these coding regions:
- a CDS encoding threo-3-hydroxy-L-aspartate ammonia-lyase → MVGMVGSVTYEEVAAASRRLQGVASRTPVMTSRTLDHELGAQVFLKCENLQRAGAFKFRGAYHAISRLSPGERQRGVLTYSSGNHAQAIALASRLLGAAATIVMPRDAPAAKRRATEGYGARIVPYDPATEKREEVARRLQAETDPVLIPPYDHPDVIAGQGTAAQELLEDTGPLDLLLVPCGGGGLLSGCALAMRRLSPGGRVLGVEPELADDATRSFRTGELQTVHNPRTIADGARTPSLGALTFPLVRQHVDDMVTVSDDDLVRTMRFLWERMKLVVEPTGALGLAAAYRGRVTVAGKRVGAILSGGNVDLLAALELFRQLPAE
- a CDS encoding cytochrome ubiquinol oxidase subunit I; its protein translation is MNFPVWDLPLLGGGVLIGLIAILHVFVSHFAVGGGLFLVLTEARAYRRNDPALLAYLKRHSLFFVLVVLVFGAVSGAGIWWTIGLVHPTATSTLIHVFVWAWAIEWVFFFVEIAAAFVYYYGWERLDRQTHLTVGWIYFGAAWLSLAAINGILTFMLTPGEWLSSHRFVDAYFNPTMLPSLLIRTAVAVALAGLYALLTASTIEDHHLRQGVTREAAGWVLAGCLPIPLLGLWYIGQIPPLAREISMGGAPAVAIFAALSVALSVGVVLLTFFGPFRRPEETGVVLVAVIAFLGLAVTGVTEWVREAVRKPYIIYGYMYSNAVRVGEEGRLGQRGVLATAKWVSSHDVNDPDWRRTGYEIFRVECRSCHTIEGYNGIRIMVKGWREDFIEYQLRHLNELKGFMPPFTGTDEERHLLARWLAGLTGEKPLGPPFLKAAAPRGEETRP
- a CDS encoding VTT domain-containing protein; this translates as MAGVSPTGPLAFLLHHPLAVLSAAVLADQLGLPLPTGPLLLAAGALAGQGRLDIASALSVCVVASVLGELAWYEAGRRRGSSILSLLCRISLEPDSCVRRTEDVFIRHGARTLLVAKFVPGLATVAPPLAGVIGMRLSRFVPWAGAGALIWAATYFFLGFIFSDQLEDVARHAATLGAFFVAAFVAWLAWKYAQRQRFLRDLRMARISPQDLHLKLGAGEEIVVVDLRGALDFAADPSVIPGALRVSAEELAERHDLIPRDREIVLYCT